A single Wolbachia endosymbiont (group A) of Bibio marci DNA region contains:
- a CDS encoding Ulp1 family isopeptidase, whose amino-acid sequence MLGITEKYNQFKESTYFAGGKFVICATCVCLAATFAAGCLGAVIGSPLLTFPLAMLISHPVIWIITGVVLTTAYKLAKNYINGNGKGASKGEKSEEKDTELQDLQGKTPEKQARPKTPDRDSGIVPGSEPDSRNSSRRSSLDSGLGGKEFHENLDTLVHQTNRKNYAYWLQQHDIAHIARIKYKYSEGFTDGVFFCIPGNLESLSERLREYKNKAERESSKRIFTSVINLGGNHWVTLVVTYSLDNKQFRAYYCDSFSADLPSPGSQRKRIELANEIKELVTPLTDQASELNAQGKKEMSKDVKETAQTCRNKKDELVNVPINTDNIVSALEEILKIGKDNIRSSKTKQQNDGCNCGIFALENAHKITQMLNEGKSFDEIDKELSEYKFDLNGKRREFTKALMEDEGWKEHLKNGLLCDLPPGTDTSLTSRVQNTAQVAI is encoded by the coding sequence ATGTTGGGCATCACAGAAAAATATAATCAATTTAAAGAGAGCACTTACTTTGCTGGTGGGAAATTTGTTATCTGCGCTACTTGTGTATGCCTAGCAGCCACATTCGCTGCTGGCTGTTTAGGAGCGGTAATAGGATCCCCTCTATTGACCTTTCCACTTGCTATGCTAATTTCTCATCCTGTGATTTGGATTATAACGGGAGTAGTTCTTACAACAGCATACAAATTAGCGAAGAACTATATTAATGGAAATGGAAAAGGAGCTTCAAAGGGGGAAAAGAGTGAAGAAAAAGATACAGAACTACAAGATTTGCAAGGCAAGACTCCAGAAAAGCAAGCAAGACCGAAAACTCCTGATAGAGATAGTGGTATTGTACCAGGCAGTGAACCCGATTCAAGGAACAGTAGTCGTAGAAGCTCTTTGGATAGTGGTTTGGGTGGTAAAGAGTTTCATGAAAATTTGGACACTCTTGTGCATCAGACAAATAGAAAGAATTACGCTTACTGGTTGCAGCAACATGATATTGCTCATATTGCAAGAATTAAATATAAGTATTCAGAAGGTTTTACGGATGGTGTATTCTTCTGTATTCCTGGTAATCTTGAATCCTTGAGTGAAAGGTTGAGAGAATATAAAAATAAAGCAGAACGAGAGAGTTCGAAAAGGATATTTACTTCAGTTATTAATTTGGGTGGTAATCATTGGGTAACGCTAGTTGTTACATACAGCTTAGATAACAAACAATTTAGAGCTTATTATTGTGATTCTTTTAGTGCTGATTTACCAAGTCCTGGTAGTCAACGTAAGAGAATAGAACTTGCAAATGAAATTAAAGAATTGGTTACACCTCTTACTGATCAAGCTAGTGAGTTGAATGCGCAAGGAAAAAAAGAAATGAGTAAAGATGTCAAAGAGACAGCACAAACGTGTCGGAACAAGAAAGATGAATTAGTTAACGTCCCAATAAATACCGATAATATAGTGAGTGCACTGGAAGAAATTTTGAAAATAGGAAAGGATAACATAAGAAGCTCTAAAACTAAGCAGCAAAACGATGGCTGCAATTGTGGCATATTCGCACTAGAAAATGCTCATAAAATTACACAAATGCTCAACGAAGGCAAATCATTTGACGAAATTGACAAAGAGTTATCAGAATATAAATTTGATTTGAATGGGAAAAGAAGAGAGTTTACAAAAGCGCTTATGGAGGATGAAGGGTGGAAAGAGCATTTAAAAAACGGGCTTTTGTGCGATCTTCCACCAGGAACGGACACCTCTCTTACCTCAAGGGTGCAGAATACAGCTCAGGTTGCTATATAG
- a CDS encoding CCA tRNA nucleotidyltransferase: MQVDHETSLIIDAIEEFGGEARLVGGCVRDSILQRDVHDIDLATNLPPNQTIKALKLRNIKTIPTGLKHGTITAVLNQRSFEITTLRHDVKCDGRHAKVEFTNNWQADASRRDFTFNALYADKHGHIYDYFGGIEDLKARRLNFIGNAEDRIKEDYLRILRAFRFHAKICVGDLSDEILSVCKKHSHMIQNLSGERIRDEILKLLECNDPFPTLKSMQESDVLQKIIPKEVKCEILSSSLLLGTDALVKLALLLRTTKKNDRLSLGEYVSKFLRLSNKQKKKLLFLLSNDIKTELSEKEQKKYISLFGRELYCDLVKICGVESGENVDEYISFANTFNIPKFPLSGDDLINIGHQPGKSLGKNLELLRQHWEDSSYTLTKEELVLYAKSLL; the protein is encoded by the coding sequence ATGCAAGTTGACCATGAAACTAGTTTAATTATTGATGCCATAGAGGAATTTGGTGGTGAGGCTAGGCTTGTCGGCGGGTGTGTGAGAGACTCAATTTTGCAACGTGATGTCCACGACATCGATTTAGCTACTAATTTGCCTCCCAATCAAACGATTAAAGCGCTAAAACTCCGTAATATAAAAACTATTCCAACTGGCTTAAAACATGGGACTATAACTGCGGTTCTAAATCAAAGATCTTTTGAGATCACAACACTAAGGCATGATGTGAAATGTGATGGCAGGCATGCAAAAGTAGAATTTACTAATAATTGGCAAGCGGATGCTTCAAGGCGCGACTTTACATTTAACGCTCTATATGCAGATAAGCATGGCCATATATATGATTACTTTGGTGGTATTGAGGATTTAAAGGCGCGAAGGTTAAACTTTATAGGCAACGCTGAAGATAGAATTAAAGAAGACTATCTACGTATTTTAAGAGCATTTCGTTTTCATGCAAAAATATGTGTCGGAGATTTGAGTGATGAAATACTAAGCGTATGCAAAAAGCATTCGCATATGATCCAAAACCTCTCTGGAGAGAGAATAAGAGATGAAATACTTAAATTGCTGGAATGCAATGATCCTTTTCCAACACTTAAGAGCATGCAAGAATCTGATGTGTTACAAAAAATTATTCCAAAAGAAGTCAAATGCGAAATTCTGTCTTCGTCACTTCTTTTGGGCACTGATGCACTAGTAAAATTAGCGTTACTCCTTAGGACCACTAAAAAAAATGACAGGCTAAGTCTTGGAGAATATGTAAGCAAATTTTTACGTCTTTCAAACAAGCAAAAGAAAAAGCTGCTATTTTTACTATCCAACGATATCAAAACAGAACTTTCAGAAAAAGAGCAGAAGAAGTACATATCTTTATTTGGTAGGGAACTATATTGTGATTTAGTAAAAATTTGTGGTGTTGAGTCTGGAGAAAATGTTGATGAATACATTTCATTTGCTAATACATTCAATATTCCAAAATTTCCCTTATCTGGTGATGACTTGATAAATATAGGTCACCAGCCAGGAAAAAGTTTAGGTAAAAACTTAGAGTTGCTCAGGCAACATTGGGAAGACAGCTCCTACACTTTAACAAAAGAGGAGCTGGTGCTTTATGCTAAGAGCCTACTCTAA
- the gap gene encoding type I glyceraldehyde-3-phosphate dehydrogenase has product MTIRVGINGLGRIGRSVLRAIHEVEKYSKQIEVVAVNGSLGAEQHAHLIKYDSVHGKFSGDIDFNESQNWLSINGRKFSLYRERSPENIPWNVDVILECTGAFNKREEAIRHNAEKVIVSAPVPDADVTIVYGVNNDMLEKEHKVISAGSCTTNCLALIVQVLHSNLGIKSGFMTTIHAYTNDQNVLDGNHKDLRRARACGLSMVPTTTGAAKTIGSIIPELKGKLDGTAVRVPVSNVSMVDFKFTTDKKATVKEINEMFKDAASNVLSVCAEPLVSIDFVHNPYSAIVDSTGTYVTGNICRVAAWYDNEWAFSLRMLDIALLSHSKV; this is encoded by the coding sequence ATGACGATTCGTGTAGGAATTAATGGTCTGGGTAGAATAGGAAGAAGTGTTCTGCGCGCTATCCATGAAGTGGAAAAATATAGCAAGCAGATAGAAGTTGTAGCAGTGAACGGATCGCTCGGTGCTGAGCAGCATGCACATTTGATTAAATATGATTCTGTTCATGGCAAATTCAGTGGTGATATTGATTTTAATGAGTCTCAAAATTGGCTATCTATAAATGGCAGAAAATTTTCTTTATATAGAGAACGGAGCCCTGAAAATATTCCTTGGAATGTTGATGTAATACTTGAATGTACTGGTGCATTTAACAAGCGTGAAGAAGCAATAAGGCACAATGCAGAGAAAGTAATTGTCTCTGCTCCAGTTCCGGATGCTGATGTCACTATAGTTTACGGTGTAAATAACGATATGCTCGAAAAAGAGCATAAAGTGATATCAGCAGGTTCTTGCACTACAAATTGCCTGGCTCTAATTGTGCAGGTTCTACACTCCAATCTAGGTATAAAAAGCGGTTTTATGACTACTATACATGCCTACACGAATGATCAAAATGTTCTTGATGGTAATCATAAAGATTTGCGCAGGGCAAGGGCTTGCGGACTATCTATGGTGCCAACTACAACCGGGGCAGCAAAAACAATTGGTTCTATAATTCCTGAATTAAAGGGAAAGCTAGATGGCACTGCCGTCAGAGTTCCGGTTAGCAATGTTTCTATGGTTGATTTTAAATTTACGACTGATAAGAAAGCGACCGTTAAAGAAATAAATGAAATGTTTAAGGATGCAGCAAGCAATGTGCTTTCTGTATGTGCGGAACCTTTAGTTTCAATAGATTTTGTGCATAACCCTTATAGTGCAATTGTGGATTCAACTGGTACATATGTTACAGGCAACATCTGTAGAGTTGCAGCGTGGTATGACAATGAGTGGGCTTTTTCGCTGAGAATGTTAGACATAGCATTATTGAGCCATAGTAAAGTATGA
- the ychF gene encoding redox-regulated ATPase YchF, which produces MSFNCGIIGLPNIGKSTLFNALTESSAAEAANYPFCTIEPNIGKISIKDQRLKQIAAIAGSEKVIYNQLEVVDIAGLVKGASKGEGLGNKFLSHIREVDAIVHLLRCFTDDDISHVHSKIDPISDAEVVKMELILADIDSIEKRLPQLEKKAKQGDKELKRQLELMQEVLATLKLGKPARSLENIDGDEMKSLQLLTTKPVMYVCNVEDTNVITGNELSKKVERMAEENKSKFYCISAKLEADIANLDSEEEKQSFLSEFGLQESGLDGVARIMYEVLSMITFFTVGPKEARAWPVKIGSTADKAAGAIHTDFEKGFIKAETISFADYIKYESEPACKDAGKIRFEGRDYIVQDGDIMHFRFNV; this is translated from the coding sequence ATGAGCTTTAACTGTGGTATAATTGGGTTACCAAACATAGGAAAATCAACCTTATTTAATGCGCTTACAGAGTCAAGTGCAGCCGAAGCTGCAAATTATCCTTTCTGCACAATCGAGCCAAATATAGGCAAGATTTCGATAAAAGATCAGCGCTTGAAACAAATCGCAGCAATTGCCGGTTCAGAGAAGGTAATCTACAACCAATTAGAAGTTGTAGATATTGCAGGTCTGGTAAAAGGTGCGAGCAAAGGTGAAGGGCTCGGCAATAAATTTTTAAGCCATATCAGAGAAGTTGATGCCATCGTTCATCTGCTCAGGTGCTTTACGGATGACGATATTAGCCACGTACACAGTAAAATAGATCCAATATCAGATGCTGAAGTGGTAAAAATGGAATTAATCCTAGCTGATATTGATAGCATAGAAAAAAGGCTTCCTCAATTGGAAAAGAAAGCAAAGCAAGGTGATAAAGAGCTAAAGAGACAACTTGAATTAATGCAAGAGGTATTAGCTACTTTAAAATTAGGTAAACCTGCAAGAAGCTTGGAGAATATCGATGGAGATGAGATGAAGTCGCTTCAATTGCTCACAACAAAGCCCGTTATGTACGTTTGCAATGTTGAAGATACAAATGTTATAACTGGCAATGAATTATCTAAAAAGGTAGAGAGAATGGCGGAGGAAAATAAAAGCAAATTTTATTGCATTTCAGCAAAACTTGAAGCAGATATTGCAAATCTTGATAGTGAAGAGGAAAAACAGAGTTTTTTATCAGAATTTGGCTTACAAGAATCAGGCCTTGATGGAGTAGCGCGTATTATGTATGAAGTGCTGAGTATGATAACTTTCTTTACTGTGGGCCCCAAAGAAGCACGGGCATGGCCAGTAAAAATAGGATCAACAGCTGACAAAGCTGCAGGTGCAATCCACACTGATTTTGAGAAAGGCTTCATAAAAGCAGAAACTATAAGCTTTGCAGACTACATAAAGTATGAAAGTGAACCGGCTTGTAAAGACGCAGGAAAAATTCGCTTTGAAGGCAGAGATTATATCGTACAAGATGGTGATATAATGCACTTTAGGTTTAATGTGTAG
- the serS gene encoding serine--tRNA ligase translates to MHDIEYIRKNPKGFEKAMKSRGIREFTAKEVLEIDHEKRSLTTKLQDLNRQRNEITEEIKKLKMSKSPCEEQIELSKDITNEIEAISLKEQAEKDKLVNVLSNLPNISAQDVPIGADENSNLEVRRYGGKRQFDFTAKSHYELGEKLNLMDFEQAARISGSRFAILKGQLAKLGRALINFMLEMHVNEFGYTEVYHPTLVKNEAMYNVGQLPKFSDDSYLTTDELRLIPTSEVVLTNLVADKIMEEKELPIRFTAYSECFRKEAGSAGRDTRGMIRQHQFGKVELVSITTEDQSNDELERMTSVAEEILKKLELPYRVMLLCSGDMGFAAQRTYDIEVWLPGQNKYREISSCSNCGAFQARRMNAKYSSETDKKIKKYVHTLNGSALAIGRTIIAIMENYQNSDGSITIPNVLQKYMSNDTVISK, encoded by the coding sequence ATGCACGATATAGAATATATACGCAAAAACCCTAAAGGATTTGAAAAGGCAATGAAAAGCAGGGGGATAAGAGAGTTTACTGCAAAAGAGGTATTAGAAATTGATCACGAGAAAAGGTCATTAACCACTAAATTGCAAGATTTAAATAGGCAGCGCAATGAAATCACAGAGGAAATAAAGAAGCTTAAAATGAGCAAGAGCCCTTGTGAAGAGCAAATAGAGTTGTCAAAAGACATCACGAATGAGATAGAGGCAATTAGCTTAAAAGAGCAAGCAGAAAAGGATAAGTTAGTGAATGTTTTATCTAACTTGCCAAATATTTCTGCGCAAGATGTGCCAATAGGCGCAGATGAGAACTCTAATTTAGAGGTGAGAAGATATGGAGGAAAAAGACAGTTTGATTTTACAGCAAAATCTCATTATGAACTCGGAGAAAAATTAAATTTGATGGACTTCGAACAAGCGGCAAGAATTTCCGGATCAAGATTTGCGATATTAAAAGGACAGTTAGCTAAGCTTGGACGAGCGCTAATAAATTTTATGCTTGAAATGCATGTTAATGAATTTGGCTATACTGAGGTGTACCACCCGACTTTGGTGAAAAACGAGGCGATGTATAACGTTGGTCAGCTACCAAAATTTTCTGATGACTCATATTTAACTACCGATGAATTAAGATTAATTCCCACAAGTGAAGTGGTTTTAACAAATTTAGTTGCTGACAAAATAATGGAAGAAAAAGAACTGCCTATTCGCTTTACTGCATATTCGGAGTGCTTTCGTAAAGAAGCAGGTAGTGCAGGTCGCGATACCAGGGGCATGATAAGGCAACACCAATTTGGTAAAGTGGAGTTGGTAAGCATCACAACTGAAGACCAATCAAATGATGAGCTTGAGCGTATGACGAGTGTTGCTGAAGAGATATTAAAAAAATTAGAATTGCCATACAGAGTAATGCTGCTTTGCAGTGGCGATATGGGTTTTGCTGCACAAAGGACTTATGACATAGAGGTATGGTTACCTGGGCAAAATAAATATAGAGAAATATCAAGCTGCTCAAATTGTGGTGCATTTCAAGCAAGAAGGATGAACGCTAAATACTCTTCAGAAACTGATAAAAAGATAAAAAAATATGTTCACACTTTAAACGGCTCAGCTTTAGCTATAGGAAGAACGATTATTGCCATAATGGAGAATTATCAAAATTCCGACGGATCGATTACAATACCAAACGTGTTGCAAAAATACATGAGTAATGATACTGTTATAAGCAAATAA
- the purD gene encoding phosphoribosylamine--glycine ligase: MKVLVIGSGGREHALLWALKKSPILTELYVTPGCPAMEDLGVLVDVNIQNSVDVTQFCKRENIELVVIGPEQPIIDGLADDLVAEGINVFAPSQATAKLEGSKSFTKGLCKRYGIPTAKYECFVDEGLAKDFVRSNKIKFPLVVKANGIAAGKGVMICCAENEAFSAIDSMLVEKKFGESGEEIIIEEFLIGEEVSFFALVDGLKVVTLGCAKDYKRVDESNESQNTGGMGSYSSPSIISKDMEQKIIQKIIYPTAQALVNMGTPYKGVLFAGLMICRDGPKLLEYNVRFGDPETQSILPRFDSNCDLLKLMLSAAEGKLNVKMVELNNKSTICVVVASKGYPGDYQKGEVIKGLDKIESIPGILVFHAGTKLDESGNWVSDGGRVLNIVAEGSTIEEAKSKVYSALNFLEWPGGFFRHDIGS, encoded by the coding sequence ATGAAGGTTCTGGTTATAGGTTCTGGTGGACGTGAGCACGCTCTACTTTGGGCTCTAAAAAAATCTCCTATCTTGACTGAGTTATATGTAACTCCTGGTTGCCCGGCCATGGAAGATTTGGGAGTTCTTGTGGATGTAAATATTCAAAATTCAGTAGATGTTACACAATTTTGCAAGAGAGAAAATATAGAGTTGGTTGTTATTGGTCCAGAACAACCAATAATTGATGGGCTTGCTGATGATTTAGTTGCAGAGGGAATAAATGTTTTTGCTCCGAGTCAAGCAACTGCAAAGCTTGAGGGATCAAAGTCTTTCACCAAGGGACTATGCAAGCGATATGGCATACCAACTGCCAAGTATGAGTGTTTTGTTGATGAAGGATTAGCTAAAGATTTTGTACGTAGCAATAAAATAAAGTTTCCACTTGTAGTGAAAGCAAATGGAATTGCGGCAGGGAAAGGCGTGATGATATGTTGCGCAGAAAACGAAGCTTTTTCAGCAATAGATTCAATGCTAGTGGAGAAAAAATTTGGTGAATCAGGTGAAGAAATAATCATAGAAGAGTTTTTAATTGGAGAAGAAGTAAGTTTTTTTGCTCTTGTTGATGGGTTGAAAGTAGTAACTCTTGGGTGTGCAAAAGATTATAAGAGAGTTGATGAAAGTAATGAAAGCCAAAATACTGGAGGTATGGGATCGTACTCATCACCTTCAATTATAAGTAAGGACATGGAGCAAAAAATTATCCAAAAAATAATATACCCTACAGCTCAAGCATTGGTTAACATGGGTACGCCTTATAAGGGAGTACTCTTTGCTGGTTTAATGATTTGTAGAGATGGCCCAAAACTTCTCGAGTATAACGTTAGATTCGGTGATCCAGAAACGCAATCTATATTACCTAGATTTGATTCAAATTGCGATTTGTTAAAATTGATGTTGTCAGCTGCAGAAGGAAAGTTAAATGTCAAAATGGTGGAGCTTAATAACAAATCTACAATTTGTGTAGTTGTTGCAAGTAAAGGCTATCCGGGTGATTATCAAAAGGGAGAAGTAATTAAGGGATTAGATAAAATTGAAAGCATTCCTGGTATATTGGTGTTTCATGCTGGTACTAAATTAGATGAGAGTGGTAATTGGGTTTCAGATGGCGGAAGAGTGCTAAATATAGTAGCAGAAGGGAGCACTATAGAGGAAGCCAAAAGTAAGGTGTACTCAGCATTAAATTTTTTAGAATGGCCAGGGGGTTTCTTCAGACATGATATTGGTAGTTAA
- the tatC gene encoding twin-arginine translocase subunit TatC — MNENSNKYASFYEHFAELRKRVIFCFLFFCVAFGFCYYFKENIYRFLLAPLIEATKGSEGFSLIYTDLTEAFFVYLQVAIMSALLFSFPVFAWQFYMFLAPGLYKSERAVLLPYLIATPVLFVTGATVVYYYIFPLAWKFFITFEHSGKSFGIPIEFMPSVSEYLDLVLQFMFAFGTAFQIPVILTLMVRVGLLTTQSLSNKRRIAIVVIFIIAAILTPPDVLSQVGLAIPMLILYELSILICRYIEKKAKD, encoded by the coding sequence ATGAATGAAAACTCGAACAAATATGCCTCTTTTTATGAGCACTTTGCGGAACTCAGAAAAAGAGTTATCTTTTGCTTTCTATTTTTTTGCGTTGCTTTTGGTTTTTGTTACTACTTTAAGGAAAATATATACCGTTTTTTACTTGCACCTTTAATAGAAGCAACAAAAGGTAGCGAAGGTTTTTCTTTAATTTACACAGACTTAACAGAGGCATTTTTTGTGTATCTCCAAGTTGCAATAATGAGCGCACTTTTGTTTTCTTTTCCTGTGTTTGCATGGCAATTTTATATGTTCTTAGCACCTGGGTTATATAAAAGTGAAAGGGCAGTGTTGTTGCCATACTTAATTGCAACACCGGTTTTATTTGTAACGGGAGCTACTGTAGTCTATTACTATATATTTCCTTTAGCCTGGAAGTTTTTCATCACTTTTGAACATAGTGGGAAATCTTTCGGTATACCAATAGAGTTTATGCCATCAGTTAGCGAATATTTAGACCTCGTTCTCCAATTTATGTTTGCATTTGGCACTGCATTTCAAATTCCAGTAATACTCACATTGATGGTGAGAGTAGGGTTACTCACTACACAAAGTTTGTCAAATAAACGCAGAATTGCAATAGTGGTAATTTTTATTATTGCTGCAATCTTAACTCCACCTGATGTATTAAGCCAAGTAGGGCTTGCAATACCTATGCTGATTCTATATGAATTGTCCATTCTGATATGTAGGTATATTGAGAAGAAGGCAAAGGATTGA
- a CDS encoding HK97 family phage prohead protease, producing MNKKFLYSPLSIKSIGENGVFSGYASVFNIVDKQNDLILPGAFKENLNRNKIKLLWQHNPGEPIGSIIDIYENDVGLYIIAHLLLGIQKAEEVYLMLKTGAINGLSIGYIPIEYDVDHKSGARVLKQVELWEVSLVTFPANLAAQVINVKNQNNEQEMLARAIGKANAVLTDMCISA from the coding sequence ATGAATAAGAAATTTCTCTATTCACCATTGTCAATAAAAAGTATAGGAGAAAACGGTGTATTTTCTGGTTATGCTAGCGTTTTTAATATAGTTGATAAACAAAATGACCTGATCTTACCTGGGGCATTTAAGGAAAATTTAAACAGAAATAAAATAAAACTCCTTTGGCAGCACAATCCAGGTGAACCTATAGGTAGTATCATAGATATTTATGAGAATGATGTTGGTCTATATATAATTGCACATTTACTTTTGGGTATTCAGAAAGCAGAAGAAGTGTATTTGATGCTCAAAACTGGAGCAATTAACGGACTTTCCATCGGCTATATACCTATAGAGTATGATGTTGATCATAAAAGCGGAGCTAGAGTGTTAAAACAAGTGGAATTATGGGAAGTCAGTCTGGTCACTTTTCCTGCAAACTTGGCTGCTCAGGTAATCAATGTGAAAAATCAGAACAATGAACAGGAAATGTTAGCAAGAGCGATAGGAAAAGCAAATGCTGTACTTACAGACATGTGTATTTCTGCTTAA
- the ruvC gene encoding crossover junction endodeoxyribonuclease RuvC: MVKIIGLDPGISKTGWAIISLNEKNNIEFLGGGTISTDGKLGTGERLHIIFEQLKKVIFQYSPNEAAVEKIFVNKNPKSSLTLGYARGVVILALKITKLTMNEYDANYVKKSITGNGHADKDQIIFMVKQIVKNLSIKCHHAADALAVAICHAYTKGSCFVE, encoded by the coding sequence GTGGTTAAAATAATAGGTCTAGATCCAGGGATAAGCAAGACTGGTTGGGCCATTATCAGCCTGAACGAGAAAAATAATATTGAATTTTTGGGCGGCGGTACCATATCAACTGATGGTAAATTGGGTACAGGTGAACGCTTACATATAATTTTTGAACAATTAAAGAAAGTAATATTTCAATATTCTCCGAATGAAGCTGCAGTAGAAAAAATTTTTGTTAATAAAAATCCTAAATCTTCACTAACTTTAGGATATGCAAGAGGGGTTGTAATTTTAGCGTTAAAAATAACAAAGCTAACTATGAATGAATATGATGCAAACTATGTAAAAAAAAGCATTACCGGAAATGGCCATGCTGATAAGGATCAGATTATATTTATGGTGAAGCAAATAGTTAAAAATTTGAGTATAAAATGCCACCATGCTGCTGACGCTCTTGCTGTAGCAATTTGTCATGCTTATACGAAAGGTTCTTGTTTTGTTGAGTAA
- the ruvX gene encoding Holliday junction resolvase RuvX codes for MLHRNPDEFLKSIPKDKRIMCLDMGEKQLGIAFSDKTQLIATAHSVYYRENMNKDLGYLHRIFKENEAGSMVIGLPFKMDEQETKWCKTIIQFANKIIKKYKVNIYLQDESFSTSIATHTLKITGISITKSKKIDDKISACIILQRTLDKINTIK; via the coding sequence ATGCTACATAGAAATCCAGATGAGTTCCTAAAGTCTATTCCAAAAGATAAGCGCATAATGTGCCTTGACATGGGAGAAAAGCAACTAGGCATAGCATTTAGCGATAAAACACAGCTTATAGCCACAGCTCATAGTGTATATTATAGGGAAAATATGAACAAAGATTTAGGTTATCTGCATAGAATATTCAAAGAAAATGAAGCTGGATCAATGGTAATAGGACTACCATTCAAAATGGACGAGCAAGAAACTAAATGGTGTAAAACCATAATCCAATTCGCAAATAAAATAATAAAAAAATATAAAGTAAATATATACTTACAAGACGAAAGCTTCTCAACATCTATCGCAACTCATACACTAAAAATTACTGGAATATCAATCACAAAATCGAAAAAAATAGATGATAAAATCTCCGCATGTATTATTTTGCAACGAACGTTAGACAAGATAAATACAATCAAATAG
- the dusB gene encoding tRNA dihydrouridine synthase DusB, producing the protein MPLQIGSLTIDSPVILAPMSGVTDYPFRSIVKKLGASLLVSEMIASRAMIMQTRQSLQKAKVDELTAVQLAGCEPDVMAEAAKLNEDMGAKIIDINFGCPVKKVVNGYAGSALMRDEKKAAEIIESVVKAVNVPVTVKMRTGWNDENRNAPRLAKIAEDLGAKMITVHGRTRAQLYNGQADWKFVRNVKEQVRIPVIVNGDIKNLSDIQSALKESGADGVMIGRGAYGKPWLINQAMHFLSGSKTSELTASERLSIILEHYDNILEYYGNDTGIKVARKHIGWYSSGLQCSSEFRVRVNNMTDSTEVKENIIGFFGQETHVSV; encoded by the coding sequence ATGCCCCTGCAAATAGGAAGTTTGACGATTGATTCCCCGGTAATCTTAGCTCCAATGTCTGGGGTGACTGATTATCCGTTCAGAAGTATTGTAAAGAAACTTGGTGCAAGTTTGTTAGTCTCAGAAATGATTGCAAGCAGAGCCATGATTATGCAAACTCGCCAGAGTCTGCAAAAAGCAAAAGTCGATGAATTAACTGCTGTGCAGCTTGCTGGATGCGAGCCCGATGTTATGGCAGAAGCTGCAAAACTAAATGAGGATATGGGTGCAAAAATTATAGACATAAACTTTGGTTGCCCTGTTAAAAAAGTTGTAAACGGTTATGCAGGATCAGCACTAATGCGCGATGAGAAAAAAGCCGCTGAGATAATTGAGTCCGTAGTCAAAGCAGTGAATGTGCCAGTTACGGTGAAAATGCGCACTGGATGGAACGATGAAAATCGCAATGCACCGAGACTTGCGAAAATTGCCGAGGATTTAGGAGCAAAAATGATTACTGTACATGGAAGGACAAGAGCGCAGCTCTATAACGGTCAAGCAGATTGGAAATTCGTTAGAAATGTTAAAGAGCAAGTGAGAATTCCAGTTATAGTAAATGGCGATATTAAAAACTTGAGTGATATTCAAAGTGCTCTTAAAGAATCCGGAGCAGACGGAGTGATGATAGGTCGTGGTGCCTACGGTAAACCTTGGCTGATTAATCAAGCAATGCACTTTCTCAGTGGAAGTAAAACTTCTGAGCTAACAGCTTCAGAGAGATTAAGCATCATACTTGAGCATTACGATAATATTCTTGAGTACTATGGAAATGACACGGGGATAAAGGTGGCCCGCAAACACATAGGTTGGTACAGTAGCGGGCTTCAATGCTCATCTGAATTTCGTGTGAGAGTAAATAACATGACAGATAGCACAGAAGTGAAAGAAAATATTATTGGCTTTTTTGGTCAAGAGACACACGTATCTGTTTAG